One genomic region from Nymphaea colorata isolate Beijing-Zhang1983 chromosome 12, ASM883128v2, whole genome shotgun sequence encodes:
- the LOC126410604 gene encoding uncharacterized protein LOC126410604, whose product MAGDGELRRSTATSGGVRRQPATGSMASKGKTVSQSQDSQPTSCGSGSATPQPPLWSYVNLMGKPPGGGGNAFFRCNFCEGQFNGSYTRVKAHLLKISQKGIQPCKKITNETLAQLKKEQKAFDNKKSTSSGSGFIDIASILHDDIQNPTKKRKVVDVHQKSIKDSFSLQGRRELDLKVATFFYANCIPFNVARSPYWRDLVTSIANSNLTGYVPPSSERLRTVLLEQQMTRVNKLLESQKFTWDQHGVSIVSDGWTDLQRRPLINFIATSANGPIFLKAIDASGEYKSAEYLKGLFMEIIEEVGKENVVQLITDNAPVCRAAGIAIEKEYPHIFWTSYAVHSLNLALKSICNPPSKEQDPHAYELCSWIEDLEKDVRNIRNFIVNHQHALSIYNKHSDLKLLRVAETRFASLIVMVKRIKRVKSALISMVTDDDWSFYRADDDDKAQAIKGMILEDKWWDQIFYFLAFTEPIWEMLRVLDCDNSTLHCVYEMWDTMIEKIQEVIFKHEKKSIALEDSAFFDHVHRILIARWDKSSNPLQCMAHTLNPKYYGKKWLTGGVGRTPPHLDLELSTNRVACINRIFIDVHQNRRANDEFERFSTGIGEDVGATVDKDNYPSLSWWIKHGTAYPTLQYLAFRLLVQPATSSCSERNWSTYSQIHTIKRNNLTSKRAENLVYVHSNLRLLSRNKEEYREGETKYWDVNVDDFNLEQENELEVVNSRFEEPCIPSTSSIVEEEEIGENDDLGIDDD is encoded by the exons atggcgggcgacggcgagctccggcgatcgacggcgacttccggtggcgtccggcggcagccaGCGACAGGCAG TATGGcgagcaaaggaaaaacagtgtctCAGTCTCAAGACTCTCAACCTACAAGTTGTGGTTCTGGATCAGCTACACCTCAGCCACCATTATGGTCATACGTGAATCTAATGGGGAAACCTCCTGGAGGCGGTGGAAATGCTTTTTTTAGGTGTAATTTTTGTGAAGGACAGTtcaatggatcatatacaagagtGAAAGCACATCTattaaaaatcagtcaaaaagGAATTCAACCATGTAAGAAAATCACTAACGAGACTTTGgctcagttgaagaaagaacaaaaagcctttgataataagaaaagcacatcatctggatctggtttcattgacattgcttcaattttacatgatgaTATTCAGAAtcctaccaaaaaaagaaaagttgttgatgttcatcAGAAATCAATTAAGGATTCATTTAGTTTACAAGGACGGcgagaattagatctaaaagtggCGACATTTTTCTATGCTAAttgcataccatttaatgtagctagaaGTCCATATTGGAGAGACTTAGTTACATCTATTGCAAATTCTAACTTGACTGGGTATGTTCCCCCTAGTTCTGAAAGGCTTCGCACTGTACTACTAGAACAACAGATGACTCGagtgaacaaattgttagagtcTCAAAAGTTCACTTGGGATCAACACggagtttctattgtttctgatggctggacagatttgcaacgacgccctcttattaatttcattgcaacttcagcaaatggaccaattttcttgaaagcaatagatgcatctggtgaatacaaaagtgctgagtatctgaaaggattgtttatggaaataattgaagaagtGGGGAAAGAAAACGTTGTTCAGCTAATTACAGACAATGCACCTGTATGTAGAGCAGCTGGTATTGCGATAGAAAAGGAGTACCCTCATATCTTTTGGACTTCTTATGCAGTTCATAGTTTAAATTTGGCTCTAAAGagtatatgcaatccaccaagtaaagagcaagatcctcatgcttatgaattatgttcgtggattgaagacttggaaaaggatgtgaggaacatcagaaatttcatagtaaatcatcaacatgcactttccatttataacaagcattctgatctaaaattattaagagttgcagagacacgttttgcatctctaattgttatggtcaaaaggataaaaagggtgAAAAGTGCATTGATCAGTATGGTGACTGATGATGATTGGAGTTTCTACcgtgctgatgatgatgacaaagctcaagcaatcaaaggaatgattcttgaagacaagtggtgggatcaaatcttttattttcttgcattcacagaGCCGATCTGGGAGATGTTGAgagttcttgattgtgataattcAACGTTGCACTGTGTGTATGAGATGTGGGAcactatgattgaaaaaatccaagaggttatttttaagcatgaaaaaaaaagtattgcacttgaagattcagcattttttgatcatgtgcatagaatattgattgcaagatgggataaaagtagcaatcctcttcaatgcatggcacatacattaaatcctaaatattatggaaaaaagtggCTTACAGGGGGTGttggaagaaccccaccacatCTGGATCTAGAATTATCAACAAACAGAGTAGCATGTATTAATAGGATTTTCattgatgtacatcaaaatcGCCGAgctaatgatgagtttgaaaggttTTCTACTGGAATTGGAGAAGATGTAGGTGCAACTGTAGACAAAGATAATTATCCATCTTTATCTTGGTGGATTAAACATGGAACTGCTTatcctactcttcaataccttgctttcagattgctagttcaacctgctacatcttcatgcagtgagagaaattggagtacatattcacaaatccacactataaaacgaaataatctcacaagcaaacgtgcagaaaatctggtttatgtgcattctaaccttCGGCTTCTATCACggaacaaagaagaatatag ggaaggagaaactaaatattgggacgtgaatgttgacgactttaacttagaacaagagaatgaacttgaagttgttaattcaagattcgaagaaccttGTATTCCCTCAACATCTTctattgtggaagaagaggagattggggagaacgatgatttgggcattgatgatgactag